From Pseudomonas hormoni:
CGCGCCGCCACCAATCAGGCGCCGGCCCGGCTCATAGACGTGGGCAAACGTGTAGAGGTTGTAGATCGACGCGATCAGCCCGACTATCGCTGCGCTGAACAGCAGGGGCTGGACGATCTCGCTGCGGTAGCGCACCAGCAGGTAGCACCCGACGAACAGCATCAGCGTGTGGAGCGGCGCCTTGATCTTGCCGGAAAATCCTTCATCGCCCGGGCTCCAGCACAGACTCAACAGCGCCCAACCGACGAACAGCAGCATCGCAATGAAGATGGGCTCGCGTAGCAACTCTTTGAGTTCACGGGGTCGCAGGCAAAGCGCTATCAGCGCTGGAATGCTGAACAAGCCGTAGTAGAGCTTATGAAGCAGGCTGCGGTCCGGCAGGAAGAACAGCGAGCACAGAAGCAATAGATAGCCGAGTGGAAGCATCCACAGGCAAATGAAATCGAAGACTCGATTGGACGTACTGTTGAAACCGCTGAGTTGCATGCTGAGAAATTCAATCCTGAAGTTGATCGGCCATTCCGGTGATGGCTATATGATACCGTTTGCGCCGTCTAACAATAACAGCCTTTATGCGATTGCCAGAACCCGGAGGAAGCTGTGCTAAAGTCAGCGTCCTTTTTATCGACATTCGCGTGATATGACCGACTCCAGTCTCTCCGCAAGCCCCTCGAGCTTGAAAATCTACTTCCGTCTGCTCGGTTATGTCCGGCCGTACATCAGCCTGTTCCTGATCAGCATCGTCGGTTTTCTGATTTTCGCTTCGACGCAGCCAATGCTCGGCTACATCCTCAAGTACTTCGTCGATGGCCTGTCCAATCCCGAAGCGGTGCTGTTTCCCAGCGTCCCCTATCTGCGCGACCTGCAACTGCTGCAAGCGGTGCCGTTGCTGATCATCCTGATCGCTGCCTGGCAGGGGTTGGGATCTTATCTGGGCAACTACTTCCTCGCCAAGGTTTCTCTCGGGCTGGTCCACGACCTGCGGGTGCAGATGTTCAATAACCTGCTGGTTTTGCCAAACCGGTATTTCGACAAGCATAACTCCGGTCACCTGATTTCCCGTATCACCTTTAACGTGACCATGGTCACCGGGGCGGCCACAGATGCGATCAAGGTCGTAATCCGTGAAGGCATGACGGTGATCTTCCTGTTTGCCTCGCTGCTGTTCATGAACTGGCGCCTGACCCTGGTCATGGTCGCGATCCTGCCGTTGATCGCGTTGATGGTCCGTACCGCGAGCAAGAAATTCCGCAAGCAGAGCAAGAAGATCCAGGCGGCCATGGGCGACGTGACGCACGTGGCGTCGGAAACCATCCAGGGCTATCGCGTGGTGCGCAGCTTCGGCGGCGAAGTCTATGAAGAGAAGCGCTTCTTCAACGCCAGCCAGGGCAATACCGACAAGCAATTGCGCATGACCCGTACCGGCGCTATCTACACGCCGCTGCTGCAGTTGGTGATCTACAGCGCCATGGCCGTGCTGATGTTCCTGGTCCTTTTCCTGCGTGGCGATGCGTCCGCCGGTGACATGGTGGCCTACATCACCCTGGCAGGCCTGCTGCCCAAGCCGATCCGTCAATTGTCCGAAGTCAGCTCGACCATTCAAAAAGGCGTGGCCGGTGCCGAAAGCATCTTCGAACAACTGGACGTTGAACCGGAAGTCGATACCGGCACCGTAGAGCGCGATGCCGTGAGCGGGCGCCTGGATGTGCGGCATCTGAGCTTCACCTACCCTGGCACCGAGCGTCAGGTACTCGACGACATCAGTTTCTCGGTCGAACCCGGGCAAATGGTGGCGCTGGTGGGGCGTTCGGGCAGCGGCAAGTCGACCCTGGCCAACCTGATTCCGCGCTTCTATCACCACGACAAGGGCGAGATCCTGATCGACGGCGTCGAGGTGGAACAGTACAAACTGCTGAACCTGCGCAAGCACATCGCCCAGGTCACCCAGCACGTGACGTTGTTCAGCGATACCGTGGCCAACAACATTGCGTACGGCGATCTGGCCGGCGCGCCCCGTGAAGACATCGAAAAAGCGGCGAAAGACGCTTATGCGATGGACTTCATCGCACAACTGCCCGAAGGCCTGGACACTCAGGTCGGCGAAAACGGCGTATTGCTGTCCGGTGGCCAGCGTCAGCGTCTGGCGATTGCCCGGGCCCTGTTGAAGAACGCGCCTTTGCTGATTCTCGACGAAGCCACCTCGGCCCTCGACACCGAATCGGAGCGGCACATCCAGGCGGCTCTGGATCAAGTGATGAAAGGCCGGACAACCCTGGTGATTGCTCATCGTCTGTCGACCATCGAGAAGGCCGACCTGATTCTGGTCATGGATCAGGGCCGTATCGTCGAGCGCGGCACGCATGCCGAGCTTCTGGCGCAAAACGGCTATTACGCCCGCCTGAACGCCATGGGCCTCGATGCTCCGGCTGAAGATATCGCCTGATTCCTGTCGACGTTCATTTGTCATGAACGACTGAAAAAAATCGCAGTCTGAAGTTTTCGAACTTGCACAGGCTGCGATTTTTTTGCTTTTGGCGCCCTCGTTCATGCCATGAGCAAGCCCTGCGCCAACCCTGTGCTAATATCCCGCCCTTGTTCATTTTGTATGTGGGTTGCTCCATGAAGTTGTCCATGCCGCGATTCGATCAAGCCCCTGTATTGGTGGTCGGCGATGTCATGCTCGACCGCTACTGGCATGGCGGTACCTCACGGATTTCCCCTGAGGCACCGGTACCGGTGGTCAAGGTCGAGCAAATCGAGGACCGCCCGGGCGGTGCCGCTAACGTTGCCCTGAACATTGCCGCGCTCGGCGCACCGGCCTCGCTGGTCGGTGTGACCGGCGACGACGAAGCTGCCGACAGCCTGGCCAATAGTCTTCAGGGCGCGGGTGTGCGCGCATTGTTCCAGCGTATTGCGCACCAGCCGACCATCGTCAAGTTGCGGGTCATGAGTCGTCACCAGCAGTTGCTGCGTATCGACTTCGAAGAACCCTTTGCCACCGACGCCCTGGCGCTGGGTGAGCAAGTTGACGAGTTGCTTGAAGGCATCAAGGTGCTGGTGCTGTCCGACTACGGCAAAGGCGCGCTGAAAAACCATCAGGTACTGATCCAGGCGGCCCGTGCACGTGGCATTCCGGTGCTGGCGGATCCCAAGGGCAAGGATTTCTCGATTTACCGGGGGGCGAGCCTGATTACCCCGAACCTCAGCGAATTCGAAACGATCGTCGGCGGTTGCGCCGATGAGCACGAGCTGGTGAGCAAGGGCGCGCAGTTGATGCACGATCTTGACCTCGGCGCGTTGCTGGTAACCCGTGGCGAACACGGCATGACCCTGTTGCGTCCGGATCATCCTGCATTGCACTTGCCCGCCCGCGCGCGAGAAGTGTTCGACGTGACCGGTGCCGGCGACACGGTGATTTCCACCCTGGCGGCTGCGATCGCCGCTGGCGAAGAATTGCCCCACGCGGTGGCGTTGGCCAACCTGGCGGCCGGCATCGTGGTTGGCAAGCTCGGCACGGCGGCCATCAGCGCTCCGGAGCTACGGCGTGCCATTCAGCGCGAGGAAGGTTCCGAGCGCGGTGTGTTGGGCCTGGAGCAGTTACTGTTGGCGGTTGACGATGCGCGTGCGCACAAAGAAAAGATCGTCTTCACTAACGGTTGTTTCGACATCCTGCATGCCGGTCATGTGACCTACCTCGAGCAGGCACGGGCCCAGGGGGATCGTCTGATCGTCGCGGTCAACGACGATGCATCGGTAAGCCGTCTGAAAGGGCCGGGACGTCCGATCAACAGTGTCGACCGTCGCATGGCTGTGCTGGCGGGCCTGGGTGCTGTGGATTGGGTGATCAGCTTCCCTGAAGGCACTCCTGAAAATCTGCTGCGCGAGGTAAAACCGGACGTGCTGGTCAAGGGGGGCGACTACGGGATCGATCAAGTGGTCGGTGCAGACATCGTGACGGCTTACGGCGGTACCGTGAAGGTGCTGGGGTTGGTTGAAAACAGCTCGACAACAGCGATTGTCGAGAAGATTCGCAGCCATTGATGAGTTTAATGAACCCCGTTTCATACTGCGTATGAAGGGGGTTTATCGTGAGGACATAACCGTCCCCGAGGATGTTGGCGGGTATCACCCAGTGCTTTTGTCTGCCTTGCCTCGTGGTCAATGATTTATGAAAGTCATGCTCCTGGTAATGGACGAGCAGCGAGTGATTCTGGATCGTCTGTATGAAATCGTGCAGCGGAACTGCGACGAGTGTGTCGTTTATCGCCTGAGCAAAAAGCAGCAAATGAAGCTGGGTCCGTTTCTCGCTTCCGTCAATTACCAGGACTTTGACCGGGTCGTAATCTTCTCCAGGGTCAAGCGCCTCGTCCCTCAACTAAGGATCCTGAAGTGTATTCCGGGTCTGGTGTTTCTCGAGCATGACGCTTATCAGAACTACATGCCCGAGAGTAAATACCTACGGGTTTACTCGCGTCTATACAGCCGTCTGCCTAGTTCTCGCGTATTGGTTTCCGGCGCTCTCGTAGCGCGTCGGATGAAAACTGAAAACATTGATGCAGTGTTCGTTTCGAAGGGATATGACGAACAAATGCTGCACAACACCAACCGTGTTCGGGACATTCCGGTGGCTTTTCTGGGCAGTCTGAAAAGTACGGAGTACGCGCAGCGCAGGGCGCTTCTTGAATCCCTTTCCCTGCGTACCGGCATGTTGGTAGGCCGCACCAAGTCGGGCGCTGAATATCTGGAAATGCTCAATCGCATCAAGATTTTTGTGAGCGCCGATATCGGCATGAATGAATTCATGATCAAGAACTTTGAAGCGATGGCGTGTGGCTGTGTGTTGCTGGCCTGGAGTCAGGGTGAAGAAGACCAATTGCTGGGCTTCCGGGATATGCACAATACGGTTTTCTATCGCTCTGAAGATGAGGCCGTGGAAAAACTCCAGCTGCTGCAGAGTGACCCGTTGCTGACGGCTCGTATCGCCAGTAACGGGCAGGCGTTCGCCGAGAGCCAGTATTCCTTTGCTCGTGTGGGTCGCACACTCGCTGCCGAGATTCAGCGTGAAATGCGTCCCTGGCAACCACCTTCAGTGTTAACTCGCCTGTGGGTAAAGGTGCGTTACGGCATGCAGGTTCCAGAGTAATGGAAAATCACCCGCCTCAAACCGATGAGCCAATGGTGCTGGATGCGCTTCCAGGTGGTCATCAGTCTGTTCCGGGCGGGCTGCCGCAGGAACTGAAGGAGTGCCTGCGCAGGGCGCCGCGGGTGCTGCTGGTTGCCAACAATCCAGCCATTACCCGGGACGATTTCCAGGCGCTGAACATCGGCGCCGATGATGTCGTCGTCAGCTTCAACAACTGTGTGCTGGCGACGTTACTTTCCCCACAAAGCGTCAATCTCTTCGTACATGGTTTCAATTCGCCGGACGCCTACTTTTTTGGCCTTCCCTACGGGCCTGAAGTGCAGCGGCTTTCCACGCAGAGTGACGCGCGGTGTTTCACGATGTTGGTGGGATGCACCGGTGCCATGTGCCCCATGCCGCAGGTGGCGCTCTACTGGGAACGTATTCCGTTGCCGGCATTGTGGAACTACCCGGTCGATCGTCCAGACGGTAAACGCTATGTCGGACCCTCCACCGGTTTCAATGCGCTGGTGTTGTTTGACTGGCTGCGTGGACAAGCAGGATATGACTACCAACTCATGACGTTAGGTTTTTCCAACGAGGCGGGTAAACGCTGGAGCGGGCATGCCTGGGATTATGAGCGGGACTGGTTGCAAAAATCAGACGTCATCGTGATACCTCTGCGGCGTCGCCGTTGGTGGCAGAAGTTGTTTCGTCGCGGATGACATGTCGCCGGTTGCCAGCAGGGCGCCCGATTACTTTTCAAGGGGGACTGTAGTGTTGAATATTGCGGTGGCTTTTTTTGGTATCCCGAGAAATTCGCAGATCTGCTTTCCTTCCATTCAAGAAAACGTCCTGGCGCTGCTTCCTTCCGACAGCAACGTAAAGTGCTTTTACCACCTGTATAAAATCGACGAGGTCCAGAACTCACGCTCGGGTGAACAAGGTGAGTTGAAGGCTGACAACTACGAACCCTTCGAAACCATGACCGGGCTGCTGACCTCGACCGAGGGTGTGTTGGAGCGCTGGAACTTTGAACAAGTGAAAGCGCTGGGCGATACCTGGGCTGATGATTACGCCTCACTCAGAAACCTGATCTATCAACTCAATTCGCTGCACACCGTTACGACCATGATGGAGTCTTTCAATCCCGATTTCGTCGTCTACGTGCGGCCGGATATTTTCTTTCACACACCGCTTCCCGCTTATGTGTTCAAGCACGCAGAAGCCCGGCGACGTAATACCTACATTCCCGACTGGCAGTGGTGGGGCGGGTTGAATGATCGGTTTGCCATTTGTGGTCGCGACACCTACGTCGCGTACGGCAAAAGGATCGAGCGCATTTTTGAGTTCAGTAAAGTGACGGGAAGGAAGTTGCACTCTGAGCGGTTGCTCAAATTTGCACTGCAACAGGCAGGGGCAAAAATCTGCACCCTGGACACCAAGGCTTCGCGTGTTCGTATCAACGGAGCCTTTGCCGAAGAGTCGTTCTCACCCAAACGCGGCATGGGCAAGCGCGAGAACCGCTATTTCCATTTTTTTGCGCGGTTGCGCACCTT
This genomic window contains:
- the msbA gene encoding lipid A export permease/ATP-binding protein MsbA — translated: MTDSSLSASPSSLKIYFRLLGYVRPYISLFLISIVGFLIFASTQPMLGYILKYFVDGLSNPEAVLFPSVPYLRDLQLLQAVPLLIILIAAWQGLGSYLGNYFLAKVSLGLVHDLRVQMFNNLLVLPNRYFDKHNSGHLISRITFNVTMVTGAATDAIKVVIREGMTVIFLFASLLFMNWRLTLVMVAILPLIALMVRTASKKFRKQSKKIQAAMGDVTHVASETIQGYRVVRSFGGEVYEEKRFFNASQGNTDKQLRMTRTGAIYTPLLQLVIYSAMAVLMFLVLFLRGDASAGDMVAYITLAGLLPKPIRQLSEVSSTIQKGVAGAESIFEQLDVEPEVDTGTVERDAVSGRLDVRHLSFTYPGTERQVLDDISFSVEPGQMVALVGRSGSGKSTLANLIPRFYHHDKGEILIDGVEVEQYKLLNLRKHIAQVTQHVTLFSDTVANNIAYGDLAGAPREDIEKAAKDAYAMDFIAQLPEGLDTQVGENGVLLSGGQRQRLAIARALLKNAPLLILDEATSALDTESERHIQAALDQVMKGRTTLVIAHRLSTIEKADLILVMDQGRIVERGTHAELLAQNGYYARLNAMGLDAPAEDIA
- the hldE gene encoding bifunctional D-glycero-beta-D-manno-heptose-7-phosphate kinase/D-glycero-beta-D-manno-heptose 1-phosphate adenylyltransferase HldE, which gives rise to MKLSMPRFDQAPVLVVGDVMLDRYWHGGTSRISPEAPVPVVKVEQIEDRPGGAANVALNIAALGAPASLVGVTGDDEAADSLANSLQGAGVRALFQRIAHQPTIVKLRVMSRHQQLLRIDFEEPFATDALALGEQVDELLEGIKVLVLSDYGKGALKNHQVLIQAARARGIPVLADPKGKDFSIYRGASLITPNLSEFETIVGGCADEHELVSKGAQLMHDLDLGALLVTRGEHGMTLLRPDHPALHLPARAREVFDVTGAGDTVISTLAAAIAAGEELPHAVALANLAAGIVVGKLGTAAISAPELRRAIQREEGSERGVLGLEQLLLAVDDARAHKEKIVFTNGCFDILHAGHVTYLEQARAQGDRLIVAVNDDASVSRLKGPGRPINSVDRRMAVLAGLGAVDWVISFPEGTPENLLREVKPDVLVKGGDYGIDQVVGADIVTAYGGTVKVLGLVENSSTTAIVEKIRSH
- a CDS encoding glycosyltransferase, which translates into the protein MKVMLLVMDEQRVILDRLYEIVQRNCDECVVYRLSKKQQMKLGPFLASVNYQDFDRVVIFSRVKRLVPQLRILKCIPGLVFLEHDAYQNYMPESKYLRVYSRLYSRLPSSRVLVSGALVARRMKTENIDAVFVSKGYDEQMLHNTNRVRDIPVAFLGSLKSTEYAQRRALLESLSLRTGMLVGRTKSGAEYLEMLNRIKIFVSADIGMNEFMIKNFEAMACGCVLLAWSQGEEDQLLGFRDMHNTVFYRSEDEAVEKLQLLQSDPLLTARIASNGQAFAESQYSFARVGRTLAAEIQREMRPWQPPSVLTRLWVKVRYGMQVPE